From the genome of Leishmania braziliensis MHOM/BR/75/M2904 complete genome, chromosome 26, one region includes:
- a CDS encoding putative electon transport protein SCO1/SCO2 has product MSEAVDEMRDNPVWMLWALGFLTLGVMTVVISIRIRREQMRFDPKLRAVKSFDSPEGPSIGGPFSLVDVKTGKRITDADLKGKWLYIYFGFTNCPDVCPEEMAKMARVINHLDKKVGRDYWQPIFISLDSKRDTPAKIREYLSDFSPRIMGLVGTQAEVEEAARQYRVYFAIPDEEVMSEDDYLVDHSIIMYLIDPEGRFSDYTTKEFQWFESYSKLLRRMMDYERHRATEEQQRVQRGEAPLADGEAPANLKIANLASMLDNAEVQAAQEAALRNQPKGLSSLRS; this is encoded by the coding sequence ATGAGCGAAGCCGTAGATGAGATGCGCGACAACCCAGTGTGGATGCTGTGGGCTCTGGGATTCCTGACGCTGGGCGTCATGACAGTCGTCATATCAATTCGGATTCGTCGGGAGCAGATGCGCTTTGACCCAAAACTTCGCGCGGTGAAATCCTTCGATAGCCCAGAGGGGCCTAGCATTGGTGGGCCGTTCAGCTTGGTCGACGTCAAGACGGGAAAGCGTATCACAGATGCGGACCTGAAGGGCAAGTGGCTTTACATTTACTTTGGGTTCACGAACTGCCCAGATGTGTGCCCGGAGGAGATGGCAAAGATGGCTCGCGTCATCAATCACCTCGACAAGAAGGTGGGCAGGGACTATTGGCAGCCCATCTTCATTTCCCTCGATTCGAAGCGCGATACGCCAGCGAAGATACGCGAGTACTTGAGCGACTTCTCGCCGCGCATCATGGGCCTTGTGGGGACGCAGGCCGAGGTCGAGGAGGCGGCCCGGCAGTACCGCGTCTACTTCGCCATCCCAGATGAGGAGGTAATGTCCGAGGACGACTACCTTGTGGACCACTCCATCATCATGTACCTCATCGACCCCGAGGGGCGTTTCTCCGACTATACCACGAAGGAGTTCCAGTGGTTCGAGAGCTACAgcaagctgctgcgccgcatgaTGGACTACGAACGACATAGAGCgacagaggagcagcagcgggtgcagcGCGGCGAAGCACCGCTGGCAGATGGCGAGGCACCTGCCAACTTAAAAATTGCGAATTTAGCGTCGATGCTCGACAACGCCGAAGtccaggcggcgcaggaggccGCGCTGCGGAATCAGCCGAAAGGCTTGTCGTCGCTTCGATCTTGA